A single genomic interval of halophilic archaeon DL31 harbors:
- a CDS encoding protein of unknown function UPF0153 (PFAM: Uncharacterised protein family UPF0153~KEGG: hvo:HVO_0770 hypothetical protein) — translation MTSLSAELERARDLETDTLADAIERIGFECTRCGACCTHEETEAGPEPHTATVFPDEVRALQGAVDEETGEEPAWRDVARPMPYGLSDGPDGPEGETFEWALKTDACGDCVFYEEEDGVGACGVHTDRPLICETYPFSVALDGTSQPMGEAVDEEGIVRAHECEGLGRDISRDEAEELAAALKERAVRELEEAIAVRDTYEPASPEQGEVVVHDSEGAKAGDGTPLK, via the coding sequence GTGACCTCCCTCTCGGCGGAACTCGAGCGGGCCCGCGACCTCGAGACCGACACGCTGGCCGACGCCATCGAGCGCATCGGCTTCGAATGCACCCGCTGTGGTGCCTGCTGCACCCACGAGGAGACCGAGGCGGGACCAGAGCCACACACTGCAACCGTGTTCCCCGACGAGGTGCGGGCGCTACAGGGCGCTGTCGACGAGGAGACCGGCGAAGAGCCAGCGTGGCGCGACGTCGCGCGCCCGATGCCCTACGGGCTCTCTGACGGGCCAGACGGTCCGGAGGGTGAAACGTTCGAGTGGGCGCTCAAGACTGACGCCTGTGGCGACTGCGTCTTCTACGAGGAGGAAGACGGCGTGGGCGCCTGCGGCGTCCACACGGACCGACCACTCATCTGTGAGACCTACCCCTTCAGCGTCGCGCTGGACGGGACCAGCCAGCCGATGGGCGAGGCCGTCGACGAGGAGGGAATCGTCCGCGCTCACGAGTGTGAGGGGCTTGGCAGGGATATCTCCCGAGACGAGGCCGAGGAACTCGCCGCGGCACTGAAAGAGCGCGCCGTTCGAGAATTGGAAGAAGCCATCGCCGTCCGAGATACCTACGAGCCTGCGTCCCCCGAGCAGGGGGAGGTGGTCGTTCATGATTCGGAAGGGGCGAAAGCGGGCGACGGCACACCGTTGAAGTAG
- a CDS encoding transposase (ISH3) (KEGG: hla:Hlac_2799 transposase (ISH3)) — protein MKPTQADSEIEEEHLLNFVVNSLDEELAIDLGENVEVTTETLYEVLAGASAGGTSINHVCETTDDSPHANTVRGHLTDQFELDSVEAVGDTLLQRDTLETLPDRPVEVVADLHLDPYYGDEDETEALYSSQAKRGTTAFHAYATLYARVRNKRYTLAVRQLVAGETTSDVLAEFLELLDGLDLGVKAVYLDRGFYNSTGLKLLYAHNYAYVMPIVKWGETIQDELNSGWSREIEHDLAGEVTFPVFIDCVYQQGRCDEHGVARHGYAADAPFIDTPRDARNHYSKRFGIESSYRLAKQSLAFTSSQDAGLRLVMFVVSLLLQNSWRYLHWRYVAAPRRGGRRLWRWSFTEFCEMVLRAAWTALGVRRSVPANQPLDDRFFR, from the coding sequence GTGAAGCCTACCCAGGCAGACAGCGAGATAGAGGAAGAGCACCTGCTTAATTTTGTCGTCAACAGCCTCGACGAGGAACTTGCGATAGACCTCGGCGAGAATGTCGAGGTCACGACAGAGACGTTGTACGAGGTCCTCGCCGGCGCCAGCGCCGGCGGGACCTCAATCAACCACGTCTGCGAAACAACTGACGACTCGCCCCACGCCAATACCGTCCGTGGACATCTCACCGACCAGTTTGAGCTGGACTCCGTTGAGGCGGTTGGGGACACACTCCTGCAACGAGATACTCTTGAGACACTGCCGGATCGGCCGGTGGAGGTCGTCGCCGACCTCCACCTGGATCCTTACTACGGTGACGAGGACGAGACAGAGGCGCTGTACTCCTCGCAGGCTAAACGCGGAACCACGGCGTTTCACGCGTATGCGACGCTCTATGCGCGGGTACGAAACAAGCGGTACACGCTGGCGGTTCGCCAGTTAGTCGCTGGCGAGACCACCAGCGATGTCCTCGCTGAGTTTCTTGAACTGCTTGACGGCCTTGACCTCGGCGTCAAGGCCGTCTACCTCGATCGCGGATTCTACAACAGCACCGGTCTCAAACTGCTGTACGCGCACAACTACGCCTACGTGATGCCGATTGTCAAGTGGGGCGAAACGATTCAGGACGAACTCAACAGCGGCTGGAGCCGCGAGATTGAACACGATCTCGCCGGCGAGGTGACGTTTCCTGTGTTCATCGACTGTGTTTACCAGCAAGGACGGTGCGACGAACACGGGGTGGCGCGTCACGGCTACGCCGCTGACGCGCCGTTCATCGACACGCCACGAGATGCCCGAAACCACTACAGCAAACGCTTCGGCATCGAGTCGAGCTACCGATTAGCCAAGCAGAGCCTCGCGTTCACCAGTTCTCAGGATGCTGGACTGCGGCTGGTGATGTTTGTAGTGAGCCTATTGCTTCAGAACAGCTGGCGGTATCTTCACTGGAGGTACGTGGCGGCGCCCCGCCGCGGGGGGCGCCGCCTCTGGAGATGGTCGTTCACGGAGTTCTGTGAGATGGTGCTGCGGGCAGCCTGGACAGCGCTTGGTGTGCGCAGGTCTGTTCCAGCGAACCAACCACTCGACGACCGGTTCTTCCGGTAG
- a CDS encoding amidohydrolase 2 (PFAM: Amidohydrolase 2~KEGG: hbo:Hbor_24370 tim-barrel fold metal-dependent hydrolase) has translation MLELEHGFRVFDIHTRLDPDEEAVAVHGRDISPERLEREMHQAGVVRAAASPGRTPPGEGYLRANNAVARLSVDRPLLAFARLNGPRSAAGGILGRLRTLAAQPRSHHTTAADVEQYAYDDRYHGYTLAPATDGLPSDSVLEALADVGDPVLVHAGRRFQPDFAAETLLDAGFPVVLTSFGGHPLDRELMWDAIDLLGEYDDLYLDTAFVGYRDVLEAGLLEHPDRILFGSGTPAIHPNVGVMELLTLNVPEDAMRRAFTKNPARLVPAFDP, from the coding sequence ATGCTGGAGTTGGAGCACGGGTTTCGGGTGTTCGATATCCACACCCGGCTTGACCCCGACGAGGAGGCCGTCGCGGTCCACGGTCGGGATATCTCCCCCGAACGGCTGGAGCGGGAGATGCACCAAGCAGGGGTTGTGCGCGCGGCCGCCTCACCCGGACGGACCCCACCGGGTGAGGGCTACCTCCGGGCCAACAACGCGGTCGCGCGACTGAGTGTCGACCGGCCGCTGCTCGCCTTCGCTCGACTCAACGGCCCGCGAAGCGCCGCCGGCGGCATCCTCGGCCGCCTCCGCACCCTCGCCGCGCAGCCCCGCTCCCACCACACCACTGCTGCCGACGTGGAGCAGTACGCCTACGACGACCGCTACCATGGCTACACGCTCGCCCCCGCGACTGACGGCCTCCCCTCGGATTCGGTACTCGAGGCCCTCGCAGACGTGGGCGACCCCGTACTGGTCCACGCCGGCCGGCGGTTCCAACCGGATTTTGCGGCTGAGACACTGCTCGACGCCGGCTTCCCGGTCGTGCTCACCTCCTTCGGCGGCCATCCGCTCGACCGCGAGCTGATGTGGGACGCCATCGACCTGCTCGGGGAGTACGACGACCTCTATCTTGACACCGCCTTCGTGGGCTATCGGGACGTGCTCGAAGCGGGGCTACTCGAACATCCCGACAGGATTCTCTTCGGGAGCGGCACGCCCGCCATCCACCCCAACGTCGGGGTGATGGAGCTGCTGACGCTCAACGTTCCGGAGGACGCAATGCGTCGCGCGTTCACAAAAAATCCTGCTCGGTTGGTGCCTGCGTTCGATCCGTAG
- a CDS encoding multi-sensor signal transduction histidine kinase (KEGG: hje:HacjB3_07670 histidine kinase~PFAM: ATP-binding region, ATPase-like; PAS fold-4~SMART: ATP-binding region, ATPase-like) has product MLGGILSGTFGISPYALPPLFAAVLSVPVAVEAWRNREEPAAEAFLATVLGLFAWSVFYAFELGFAGPDAQLFWRKLTLVVGSTIPPLWLLFTLRYAGLATHLPRGVKGIMASEPVVYGLLVFTNGSQGLIWDSVTAGEPGMTIEFTSLYYAHLGYLYALVLLGMGALAWLATDSATVYRRQSAVLLVATSFPFVANIAPKAGLSPFPGVDLTTFGFSLAVSVIALAMFRFDLLNIVPVAHRRWLDQLEDGIVVVDREGRVIESNSVASEALTPPPSPGSLIAESLPGGGMEAATGRTIEAAVGNERQFYDIHHTTLTDHRGEPAGSLVGLRQVTDRTEYERRLEVANRVLRHNFRNAMNVIQGRSRLLADELSGEQAEHARTIEQRAEEVIELNEGIQQMVATLDKADSGTAVDVVGIVESVVAEHRERYPGVLFSVDAEPARAVVSDRKLLSRALGHLVENAAEYNDAADPSVVVSISSTAERVTVCVRDNGPGIPAVERSVVTEGRETPLIHGNGLGLWLVSWTVDACNGDLRFEENEPRGSVVVVELLATEDDRPQ; this is encoded by the coding sequence GTGCTTGGGGGTATCCTTTCGGGAACGTTCGGGATCTCGCCTTACGCGCTTCCCCCGCTGTTCGCTGCTGTCCTGTCGGTTCCCGTCGCCGTGGAGGCCTGGCGGAACCGGGAGGAACCCGCAGCCGAGGCGTTCCTCGCTACTGTCCTCGGACTCTTCGCCTGGTCGGTGTTCTACGCGTTCGAACTCGGTTTCGCGGGGCCCGACGCCCAACTGTTCTGGCGGAAGCTCACGCTGGTGGTCGGCTCGACGATCCCGCCGCTCTGGCTACTGTTTACGTTGCGGTACGCGGGGCTGGCTACCCATCTCCCGCGGGGTGTGAAAGGCATCATGGCGTCGGAGCCGGTGGTCTACGGGCTGTTGGTCTTCACCAACGGCAGCCAGGGTCTCATCTGGGACTCTGTCACCGCCGGGGAGCCCGGGATGACCATCGAGTTTACCTCGCTCTACTACGCCCACTTGGGTTACCTCTATGCGCTCGTCCTCCTCGGGATGGGGGCGCTGGCGTGGCTCGCAACCGACTCGGCGACGGTCTATCGCCGCCAGTCGGCGGTACTGCTCGTGGCAACTTCGTTCCCCTTTGTTGCCAACATCGCCCCGAAGGCCGGGCTCTCGCCGTTCCCCGGGGTGGACCTCACTACGTTTGGATTCAGCCTCGCAGTCAGCGTCATCGCACTGGCGATGTTCCGGTTCGACTTGCTCAACATCGTCCCCGTCGCCCACCGGCGCTGGCTGGACCAACTGGAGGACGGCATCGTCGTCGTCGACCGTGAGGGACGGGTCATCGAGTCCAACAGCGTTGCGTCGGAGGCGCTCACCCCCCCGCCATCACCGGGGTCACTCATTGCAGAATCGCTCCCGGGCGGCGGGATGGAGGCCGCCACTGGACGGACGATCGAAGCGGCCGTCGGCAACGAGCGCCAATTCTATGACATCCACCACACAACGCTGACCGACCACCGGGGTGAGCCGGCTGGCTCGCTCGTCGGCTTGCGGCAGGTCACCGACCGCACCGAGTACGAACGCCGGCTCGAGGTGGCGAACCGCGTGCTTCGGCACAACTTCCGTAACGCCATGAACGTGATTCAGGGCCGCTCGCGGTTGCTGGCTGACGAACTCTCGGGCGAGCAGGCCGAGCATGCCCGAACAATCGAGCAGCGAGCCGAGGAAGTCATCGAACTCAACGAAGGCATCCAGCAGATGGTGGCCACCCTCGACAAGGCCGACTCCGGGACGGCTGTCGACGTGGTGGGAATCGTCGAGTCGGTCGTTGCAGAACACCGGGAACGATACCCGGGAGTGTTGTTCTCCGTCGACGCCGAACCGGCCCGCGCGGTGGTTTCCGACCGGAAGCTGCTGTCGCGAGCGCTCGGACACCTCGTCGAGAATGCGGCCGAGTACAACGACGCGGCCGACCCCAGCGTCGTTGTCTCCATCTCGAGTACCGCCGAGCGGGTCACCGTCTGCGTTCGAGACAACGGGCCGGGCATCCCGGCGGTGGAGCGCTCGGTTGTTACCGAGGGGCGAGAGACGCCGCTGATTCACGGCAACGGACTCGGGCTCTGGTTGGTTTCGTGGACTGTCGACGCCTGCAACGGCGACCTGCGCTTCGAGGAGAACGAACCGCGAGGGAGCGTCGTCGTCGTAGAGCTACTGGCAACAGAGGATGACCGACCGCAGTGA
- a CDS encoding glycosyl transferase family 2 (PFAM: Glycosyl transferase, family 2~KEGG: hbo:Hbor_24380 glycosyl transferase): MELSVVVPTLNGRDRLAGALDSLAAEVPEAEAVVVNGPSADGTTGMVRERDDVDVLVEVADRGINVARNAGIEVATGDAIAFLGFDLRIGSDWLDAIVDGLAAAQAATGPVRYGDHDQSGAEHRTIVGRSVHYFSGANVAFRTATLRDALDGFDEYLETGGARDAAHRLAGAGYSVAWREGLATDGQRETKRGECGPTPMGPAEQGREWKYRALSYRLVKNYGLRPTVVRRVFSHAAGDATDTARAVLGGNGSPSAWFGSGRDVLTGIVRGSADGLIARARDRTPTRNPYGLSHRSDRAVATYDWR, translated from the coding sequence ATGGAACTCTCGGTTGTGGTCCCGACGCTCAACGGGCGGGACCGTCTTGCTGGCGCCCTCGACTCGTTGGCCGCTGAGGTGCCCGAGGCGGAAGCGGTCGTTGTCAATGGCCCCTCCGCCGACGGTACCACCGGGATGGTTCGTGAACGCGACGACGTGGACGTCCTGGTTGAGGTCGCAGACCGAGGTATCAACGTCGCCCGGAACGCTGGTATCGAAGTCGCCACCGGCGACGCCATCGCGTTTCTCGGCTTCGACCTTCGAATCGGGAGCGACTGGCTCGACGCCATCGTCGACGGTCTCGCAGCGGCCCAAGCCGCAACCGGCCCGGTCAGGTACGGCGATCACGACCAGTCCGGCGCTGAACACCGGACCATCGTCGGACGGTCAGTCCACTACTTCAGCGGCGCCAACGTCGCCTTCCGAACCGCCACGCTTCGGGACGCGCTCGACGGCTTTGACGAGTATCTAGAGACCGGCGGCGCCCGCGACGCCGCCCACCGCCTCGCCGGCGCTGGCTACAGCGTCGCCTGGCGCGAGGGGCTCGCGACCGACGGCCAGCGGGAAACAAAAAGGGGCGAGTGCGGCCCGACGCCGATGGGGCCGGCCGAGCAGGGCCGCGAGTGGAAATACCGTGCGCTCAGCTACCGATTGGTGAAGAACTACGGTCTGCGGCCGACGGTTGTTCGCCGGGTGTTCTCACACGCCGCCGGCGACGCAACCGACACCGCCAGAGCGGTGCTTGGAGGCAACGGCTCCCCCTCGGCCTGGTTTGGCAGCGGCCGCGACGTGCTCACCGGCATCGTTCGCGGGAGCGCCGACGGCCTCATCGCCCGGGCGCGCGACCGGACCCCCACGCGCAACCCGTACGGCCTCTCTCACCGGAGCGACCGGGCGGTCGCGACCTACGATTGGCGGTAA
- a CDS encoding putative F420-dependent enzyme (KEGG: hla:Hlac_0550 pyridoxamine 5'-phosphate oxidase-related FMN-binding~TIGRFAM: F420-binding domain, putative~PFAM: Pyridoxamine 5'-phosphate oxidase-like, FMN-binding domain), with product MIPESRVDIFEKESFAHISTIMPDGTPQTTPVWVDHEDREYVLVNTARGRRKEKNVRHNPKVGLSVCDPDDPYRYVSVRGEAELTEEGAKDHIDTLAQRYFNQEVYPHHGEESGARVLIKIPTENIVTSG from the coding sequence GTGATTCCCGAATCCCGCGTCGACATCTTCGAAAAAGAATCGTTCGCCCACATCTCGACCATCATGCCCGACGGCACCCCGCAGACGACGCCGGTCTGGGTCGACCACGAGGACCGCGAGTACGTGCTGGTCAACACGGCCCGCGGCCGCCGGAAGGAGAAGAACGTCCGGCACAACCCGAAGGTCGGCCTCTCGGTCTGTGATCCGGACGATCCGTACCGCTATGTCTCGGTCCGGGGCGAGGCCGAACTCACGGAGGAGGGGGCGAAAGACCATATCGACACACTCGCACAGCGCTACTTCAACCAGGAGGTGTATCCCCACCACGGAGAGGAATCAGGGGCGCGCGTGCTCATCAAAATTCCCACTGAAAACATCGTCACGTCCGGATAA
- a CDS encoding glutamine amidotransferase class-I (PFAM: Glutamine amidotransferase class-I, C-terminal~KEGG: hla:Hlac_0721 glutamine amidotransferase class-I), with product MTRLRFALLNAAHGDESTTRNFRRELDADLTEFHATDGQLPDYHEFDGIVITGSRASVYWDEDWIPPLVEYVADAHERDIPILGVCYGHQILAEALDGRVAGMDDFEIGYNEIQRRPGAADDELLGNLGDAFTVFTTHGDAVVDLPPDAELLAENEFGVHAFRAGHAWGVQFHPEYDIATAREVTEGKRDSIGDERVDAVLADVTPANYETACEAKRLFENFTQYARTVSAGRADTEVSA from the coding sequence ATGACTCGCCTGCGTTTCGCGCTGCTCAACGCTGCCCACGGTGACGAGAGCACCACCCGGAACTTCCGCCGGGAGCTCGACGCCGACCTCACGGAGTTCCACGCTACCGACGGCCAGCTTCCCGACTACCACGAGTTCGACGGCATCGTCATCACGGGCTCGCGGGCCTCCGTCTACTGGGACGAGGACTGGATTCCGCCGCTGGTCGAGTACGTCGCCGACGCCCACGAACGCGACATCCCCATCCTCGGGGTCTGCTACGGCCACCAGATCCTCGCCGAAGCACTGGACGGCCGCGTCGCGGGCATGGACGATTTCGAAATTGGGTACAACGAGATCCAGCGACGACCCGGGGCAGCCGACGACGAACTGCTGGGCAATCTCGGTGATGCTTTCACCGTCTTCACCACCCACGGCGACGCTGTCGTCGACCTCCCTCCCGACGCGGAACTGCTCGCCGAGAACGAGTTCGGCGTTCACGCGTTCCGGGCCGGTCACGCCTGGGGCGTCCAGTTCCACCCCGAGTACGACATCGCCACGGCCCGCGAAGTCACGGAAGGGAAGCGCGACAGCATCGGCGACGAACGCGTCGATGCTGTGCTCGCCGACGTGACGCCCGCGAACTACGAGACGGCCTGCGAGGCCAAGCGGCTGTTCGAGAACTTCACGCAGTACGCCCGAACGGTGTCTGCGGGGAGAGCCGACACTGAAGTCAGCGCCTGA
- a CDS encoding phosphoribosyltransferase (PFAM: Phosphoribosyltransferase~KEGG: hvo:HVO_0694 purine phosphoribosyltransferase): MSDLPEEFDCTVTDWEYIYGLCRDVADDVREDSFEPDVVVALARGGWFAGRSLCDFLGLDDLASLKMEHYVGTAEKAEGGAEVRYPMPEGSVEGKDVLIIDDIADTGGSIKRADEYVRERDAASVRTATLQLLDTSEFDPDYVGERLADWTWMVYPWNFIEDMVDLISGVMGKADADVFDKEAIRRLLSEYHDLDRIEMEIAQPDRLDEVLAEMVHRGFLEVKTEGERWRLIQNEGVGA, encoded by the coding sequence ATGAGCGACCTCCCCGAGGAGTTCGACTGCACGGTCACTGACTGGGAGTATATCTACGGACTCTGCCGCGACGTGGCCGACGACGTGCGCGAGGACTCCTTCGAACCGGATGTGGTGGTCGCGCTGGCCCGCGGCGGCTGGTTTGCCGGCCGTTCTCTCTGTGATTTCCTCGGGCTGGACGACCTCGCGAGCCTGAAGATGGAACACTACGTCGGCACCGCCGAGAAGGCCGAGGGCGGCGCCGAGGTGCGCTACCCCATGCCGGAGGGCAGTGTCGAGGGCAAAGACGTCCTCATCATCGACGACATCGCCGACACCGGCGGCTCCATCAAGCGCGCCGACGAGTACGTCCGCGAGCGCGACGCCGCCTCCGTGCGGACGGCCACGCTGCAACTGCTCGACACCTCGGAGTTCGACCCCGACTACGTGGGCGAGCGTCTCGCCGACTGGACCTGGATGGTCTACCCGTGGAACTTCATCGAGGACATGGTCGACCTCATATCCGGCGTGATGGGGAAGGCCGACGCCGACGTGTTCGACAAAGAGGCGATTCGGCGGCTGCTGAGCGAGTACCACGACCTGGACCGCATCGAGATGGAGATCGCCCAACCCGACCGGCTGGACGAGGTGCTCGCGGAGATGGTCCACCGCGGCTTCCTCGAAGTCAAGACTGAGGGCGAGCGCTGGCGGCTGATCCAGAACGAAGGCGTCGGCGCCTAA
- a CDS encoding deoxyribonuclease/rho motif-related TRAM (PFAM: Deoxyribonuclease/rho motif-related TRAM~KEGG: hma:rrnAC1808 hypothetical protein), with translation MARLVVHGSGTHITHPALFPTSLTMEVSDELLCLFSATVREEGDRYVIDVPKREVETGSLAAGETYRVALIDGERRSSQPSEETDSTSTTTTTTGDEPQPPVEPGEVRYVEVEDIGKQGDGIARVERGYVIIVPGAEIGERVKIEVAEVKSNFAVGEIIEE, from the coding sequence ATGGCCCGCCTCGTCGTTCATGGGAGCGGTACACATATTACGCACCCCGCGTTGTTTCCGACGAGTCTCACTATGGAAGTCTCGGATGAACTCCTCTGTCTGTTCAGTGCGACGGTGCGCGAAGAAGGCGACCGCTACGTCATCGACGTGCCGAAACGGGAAGTGGAAACGGGGTCTCTCGCAGCCGGCGAGACCTATCGTGTCGCCCTCATCGACGGCGAACGTCGGTCGAGCCAACCCAGCGAGGAAACCGACTCGACCTCGACAACGACCACGACCACGGGTGACGAGCCACAGCCGCCGGTCGAACCCGGCGAGGTACGCTATGTCGAGGTCGAGGACATCGGCAAACAGGGCGACGGTATCGCCCGTGTCGAGCGTGGCTACGTCATCATCGTCCCCGGCGCCGAAATCGGCGAGCGGGTGAAAATCGAAGTGGCGGAGGTGAAGTCGAACTTCGCGGTTGGGGAGATTATTGAAGAGTAA
- a CDS encoding beta-lactamase domain protein (KEGG: nmg:Nmag_2833 beta-lactamase domain protein): protein MHVDAFSVPVETRAPDGSTNAYVVGSSDCLLVDPAARTSTLDTVVAARDVTAIAVTHTHPDHVGAVAEYAAETGAALLAHRPDRFAAATGVEPDRQISEGTVIQTGVGPVTVLETPGHAVDHVAFELPDRGDANRTGASDGGDADRTGASDGGDANRTGASDGGDADRTGASDGKENLGGTVICGDLAVAEGSVVVGAPEGDLRAYLTSLRRLWARNPRRLYPGHGPAIGQGVEAVGEPRAVLKRLLTHRLDREAMVLAAVRAGATTVDAVVDAAYEKDLSGVRDLALATVRAHLEKLAVEGTVRFDPETGAVSLAYPRS, encoded by the coding sequence ATGCACGTCGACGCCTTCTCGGTCCCGGTTGAGACGCGCGCACCCGACGGGTCGACCAACGCCTACGTGGTCGGGTCGAGTGACTGCTTGCTGGTCGATCCCGCTGCGCGCACGAGCACGCTGGACACCGTTGTCGCCGCCCGGGACGTTACGGCGATTGCGGTCACGCACACCCACCCGGACCACGTCGGCGCCGTCGCCGAGTACGCTGCAGAGACGGGAGCAGCGCTGTTGGCTCACCGGCCCGACCGCTTCGCGGCGGCGACGGGCGTGGAACCCGACCGCCAGATCTCGGAGGGCACAGTTATCCAGACGGGCGTCGGCCCAGTCACGGTGCTGGAGACGCCGGGCCACGCTGTGGATCATGTGGCGTTCGAACTGCCGGATAGAGGCGACGCGAACCGAACAGGCGCGTCGGACGGAGGCGACGCGGACCGAACAGGCGCGTCGGACGGAGGCGACGCGAACCGAACAGGCGCGTCGGACGGAGGCGACGCGGACCGAACAGGCGCGTCGGACGGGAAGGAGAATCTCGGCGGGACCGTCATCTGCGGCGACCTCGCTGTCGCGGAGGGGAGCGTCGTCGTCGGCGCCCCCGAGGGCGACCTCCGGGCGTATCTCACGTCGCTTCGCCGCCTCTGGGCGCGTAACCCACGGCGACTCTACCCCGGTCACGGGCCCGCAATCGGACAGGGGGTGGAGGCGGTGGGTGAACCGCGGGCCGTCCTCAAACGGCTCCTAACCCACCGGCTCGACCGCGAAGCGATGGTGCTCGCAGCGGTTCGAGCGGGAGCTACGACCGTCGACGCAGTCGTGGATGCAGCCTACGAGAAGGACCTCTCGGGTGTCCGGGACCTCGCGCTGGCGACCGTCCGCGCCCATCTCGAGAAACTGGCCGTGGAGGGCACGGTACGGTTCGACCCGGAGACGGGTGCGGTGTCACTGGCCTACCCACGGTCATGA
- a CDS encoding Methyltransferase type 11 (PFAM: Methyltransferase type 11~KEGG: hbo:Hbor_24390 methylase involved in ubiquinone/menaquinone biosynthesis): protein MKGKEWYQADDVAQEYDAKRFSRGGRLIDRREKQAVLDAVGPVEDRDILEIACGTGRFTVMLAERGADIVGLDISEPMLTQGREKARQAGVGDHVEFMRGDAARLPFPDDYFDAVVSMRFFHLAPTPAKFMAEMARVSKNQVFFDTFNGRSTRVLYNRLLPMGSHLYTRGEVEELLDGAGLELADADHDFILPYGFYRKIPDSIALRIRKLDTAFGETSLGEKLCSVSYWDARVE, encoded by the coding sequence GTGAAAGGGAAGGAGTGGTACCAGGCCGACGACGTCGCCCAAGAGTACGACGCAAAGCGATTCTCTCGTGGTGGGCGGCTCATCGACCGCCGGGAGAAGCAGGCGGTGCTCGACGCAGTCGGCCCCGTGGAAGACCGGGATATCCTCGAAATCGCCTGCGGTACCGGCCGGTTTACGGTCATGCTGGCCGAGCGCGGCGCCGACATTGTCGGGCTGGACATTTCGGAGCCGATGCTGACCCAGGGCCGGGAGAAAGCCCGGCAGGCCGGCGTCGGTGACCACGTGGAGTTCATGCGCGGCGACGCCGCGCGGCTCCCCTTCCCGGACGATTATTTCGACGCGGTGGTGTCGATGCGGTTCTTCCACCTCGCGCCGACGCCGGCGAAGTTCATGGCCGAGATGGCTCGTGTCTCAAAAAATCAGGTGTTTTTCGACACGTTCAACGGCCGCAGTACGCGCGTCCTCTACAACCGGCTGCTCCCGATGGGCTCGCATCTCTACACCCGCGGCGAGGTCGAGGAACTTCTCGACGGGGCGGGCTTGGAGCTCGCGGACGCGGACCACGACTTCATCCTGCCGTACGGGTTCTACCGCAAGATTCCCGACTCGATTGCCCTGCGCATCCGGAAACTGGACACCGCGTTCGGGGAGACGTCGCTGGGCGAAAAGCTCTGTTCGGTCTCCTACTGGGACGCGCGGGTCGAGTAA